The nucleotide window TGGAGTTTCAGGCTTCTCTGTTTCTGGTTTTTCTTCAGGCTTTGTTTCAGGTGCTGTCGTTCCACCGCCTGCATTACCGCCACCAGAGTTATTGCCACCACCATTACCTGGGTTACTACCTCCGTTGCCTGGATTGTTACCTCCATCTGGCTTTGGCTCTGTATTAGCAGCCTTCACATCGATTTGCGCTAAAATTGGATCATGGTCACTCGCACGACCTGCCATATCTGTGAAATCTGCATTAATATGAATCGCATCAATTTCTGTAGCTTTCGCTAAATTATTTGATACTAAAATATGGTCAAGCACCTGTGAATTACCTTGGAACACATAAGAATAACGATCTTCCTCTGGTAAATGGTTAATCATATTTGTCATATGACGATTTTCTAAAATTTTCACAGAATCTGCGAATTGGAAATCATTAAAATCTCCTACTGCCACAATATTCGCTTTCGGGTTTTTCGTTTTCACATCATTGATAAAGCCCTCTACAATTGTTGCAATATTTTTACGCTGTACTTCACTTTTGTTCACTACCGGCTGTTTAGAGCCATATAGTGCGTCGTCACCATTTTTTGAATTCCAGTGGTTGACAATAATAATAACTTGCTCACCATTAAAATTAAATTGTGCTGCTAACGGTTTACGGCTGCTTTTGAAAGCATCGTTTTGTGGATCAATACGTCCTGGGTTAACAGTTAAATTGCCATTTTCATAGCCAACTGCTGTTGTTGCATCGCCAGCCGCAATGTCTGATAGCTGTACACGCTCTGGATTATAAAGCACACCAACGCGAATATTTGCTCCTGGTGCACCACCATCAGTGTTGTTGATAGGGTCGATATTGGCATATTTATACTCTACGCCACCAGCTTTTACAATTTCATTAATTAAACGCTCATAGCTTTCATTTGCTGCTGCGTTGCCTTTATCTGTATCGCCATCATTATCTTGTACTTCTGTTACCCCTACAATATCAGGGCTGTTTAAATCCTTCACGAAGGCACGTGCTAATTTTTGTGCTTTGTCATCAGATGTTTTACTCTTATTATTTGAGAAGTTTTCAAGATTGTATGAGCCAACTGTTAATTTAGTTGGATCTTTGACAATATGCGTTTTCTCAAGCTCCACTGAACCTTTCATAAAAGCAGCTTTCATATCATCAAGCGGTGCATAAATTTTATAGTTTTGATAAGAATAACCCACAACCCCTACAATATCTCCTACAAATTTATCGCCTGTTGCTACCTCAAACTTGCGTGCATCACCATTTGGCTCTAAGCGAAATTGAATAATGTCTGGATTTTTATTATCTTTTTGTAAAAGCACACCACCATTTTTTGTATTCGTCGCTTTGCTTTCAAATACGGTTGTCAAGTCACCATTCGCCTGTGGTCCAACAGCTTTCACGTTTGATACTTGTACACGCATGCCTTCTAAGCTTTCCCAGAAATCAATTGCATCCGTTTCTGGATTGAATACTGCTAAGTTATCGCTATCAATAGCACCTGTTGGTAGATTATTTTCATCGATGATAATTGGTGTTGGTAATGGTACATTTTTTTCTACTACAGTAACCTTACCACCTTGATCATCGCGCACACTAATTTGCGTTGTTAATAAGTCTGTTGTTTGACGCTCTGTATAGCCTTCAATTGCATATTCAGATACTTTCCCTGTTACAGAAACTAAATCCCCTACTTCAATTGGCCAATTTGTTTTACCAGCATATAGAACAATACCTTCAGATGTATATGGATTATTATCGATTTCTGCATCTGGTGTTTGGATTGTATAATACTTCGCTCCTGAAACTTCATAACTTGATGTTATAATGCCTTTTACACCTTCTACCATCTGATTATTAAACTTAGTTGTGTGAGCTGCACCTTGAATATCGTGAATGCGTAAAGCCTCAACGATTTTGTAATCTATTGTAATAACATCGCTGTACTCAGGTGATGATATATCGCCTCGCTTTACAACAGCTTTTAATGTTGTATCTTCTGTAATATTAATTGGACTTGCATACGTTGCGCCACCTATTTTAGGATCTACATCATCCAATGTATATAAAATTTCTGCATTTGCAGTTGTTGCTGTTAACTTAACTGTTGTTCCTCCAATAAATGTCCCACCTGCTGGAGTTGCTACTGGTGGTAATAAAACTGTAGGATCTACTGTAACATCCGCAACAGAACGAGGGATAATTTGATAGTCATTATTATATTGCTGAACGATTCCTACAATTGATGCATAATTAACATTCTCTAATAAACTTAATGAATTATTTTCATCACGCACAATAAAAGTATTACTGCCATCTGTTGCGGTGTAGTTACCATTTGCGCCACCACTCAACTTGATGTTTTGTACTTCAACTAGTTGCGACTCATAATCTTCACCTACTTCATTAGCTGCAATCACTTTAGGTGACAAGTTAATTTGCGCTGTATCTTTAGAAACTACTGAGGCTGAATCTAATTGACGTAATCCTAGATAAGTATTTAATTTCCCTGTGATTGTGACCAATTCACCCTCTTGCACATTAAGTGAAGTAGGTCGAACAGAAATGCCCGCTGTCACATCTTGCATAACGATTGTATTTTTTAATTTTGCTGTTACTCTACCTTGAACCGTTACTGTTGCTCCATCTGGTGATGTAAGTGCATTATTAATTGGGACAATTGTTGGTGTATCTGGTGGTGTAACTGTGGCACCAGTGAATGCGATAGCAGTTAATGATTTTATGCCTGCATGTGAACCAAAATACTTCTCTAAGCTACCTGTTAGTACAATTTCCTTACCTAATGCTGACGGATTTTGTAATATACTAAATGTTGGGCGATCACCTGTCGCTAATTGAATATACAGCATTTTTTGGGTATCTGTTTCATTTGGATCTGCTGCAATCGCAACATTTGTATCTTTTACATTTGGACCTGTTGTAATAACGTCCGTTTCCGAATTAACATAACCTACAATATAGCCACGGACAGTTGTATTACTAATTTTCTTCGTCGAATCATAGTTAGCAAGTACCTCTGTAACTGTCAACGCCTGCTGTGTATCCGCTTTCACATTTACCGGCATTGCTGGTGCTACTGCACTAATTACAAGTGCTGAGGCTGCTAACATACTAAATGACTTGCGTAGTTTTCCTCTTTTCATTCCCTTTGTTCTCCTTTTTCTCCCGAATAGTATTCCCCTTTTTATTAATAAAAAGGAAGGATGTCATACTTCCTTCATTGTAGCAAATTTGCTATCTATTAAGATATAAGTTTTTGTAAATTTTGTTTAAAGGCAAAATTAATCATGAGACTTCAAAAGATTTTCTATTACCTATTTTTAAAGAAAATTAAAACGCACAGACATAAGTGAAAAATACTTAATTCTGTGCGCCTTATTTATTTCAGTAACAATTAACGATTTTCAATAACCTCTAAGAAGTTAATCACCATTTTTGATGCATGTGCGCGAGTTGCTGGGTTTGTTGGGTTAAATTTGCCATTGTCTCCTGCTGCAATACCTAACTCTTGAACCATCGCAATTGCTGCTCGCGTTTCTGCATTATAGTTGCCTAAATCCTTAAACGTTGCGTCACCTTTTGGTGCATATTTTTCACCTGTCGCAACTTCATATGCACGGTATAGCATTAATGCAAGCTGTGCACGTGAAATTTCGTTAGATGGCATATACTTACCATCAGTTCCTTTCGCAATACCCGCTTCGAAAATAGCTGCAATTTCAGCTTGTGTTTCTGATGCGTATTTGCTTACATCGCTAAATGGTGCATTGCTATTCGCCGTTAGACCTAGTGCTCGCGCTAAAATGGATGCAAACTGTGCACGTGTTACATTGGCATTTGGCTTTACTTCACCTTTTTCATTTCCTTTTAATAGACCTTTTTCAATCATTTTGCCAATATAGCTTGCTGCCCAGTGATTAGCTGGTAAGTCTGTTGGCACGAATGGTGCTGGTTTCTCCTGCTCTTCTGGCTTCGTTGTTTCTTCCTCAGGCTTTTCAGCTTCTGGCTTTTCTGCTGGTTGAGCCTCAGGTGCTGTTGCTCCACCTCCGCCGCCAGCGCCACCTGATCCACCGCCAGAATTGTTAGCACGTACTGTTACAGGAATTTCAACTGTATTTACCCCGTACTTAACTGTAATTGTTGTTGTGCCTGACGCTTTAGCTTTTACTAAACCTTTTGATATCTCAACAACATTGTTATTTGCAACTGTATATGTTGCTTTTTGAGTTACATCTACAACTTTATCTGATACAAATGTTGTTGGGCGAGCTGGACCATCTGATGATGATGCATTATTTGATTTATATTGTACATATGAATGATTAGTATTAGTTGGTGCATCAAATGATGCTTTTTCTATAATACTTGTTTTCACTACATTGTTCTTCATTATTGAAGTAAGATTTGGGCGTAATGAGGATTGAAGTAGGTCCCTCACATTCTTCACATTATTAAACTCCACATCAATATCATACTCATTATAATTTCCAGCAGCATCTTCTGCTCCCAAAACCAAAACATCTGTTGATGGATTGAACTCTGCTATATCAAAATTGAAAGTACCATCCTCATTTAATTCGATAAGGTCAAGAGCAACAATATCATCGTTGCGTAATACTGCATAGAACGCTATTAGTTTATCCTCTAATTTAATATCTAAACCGAAGGAATTAGCTGTAGCAATTTGCTCAATATAATCGTCAACTACTGTCCCTTCCACTGTAAGACTTGCGCTATCGCCTGTAACGATAGTGCCTGTATCACCACTAGTTACAAAGCTAGAAACACTACCAATATTTAATTCATGCGCTGTCACATTTACATCGAATTCTGTTGGCGTTGATTTAATAAATATTGGACCTACATCCTTAAAGACTTCTCCTGTTTCTGCTAATCCAGTGAAATCAATTGTATAAACGCCATCGGGGATACGTTCTTCCCCAGTTGCTCCATGTGGATAGTAGCCACCTGTAATTGGTAATCTCCATGCGCCTGCTGGAATGGCACCTCCATCTAAGTAACCAATGTAGCCATCTTCATACAGACCACCATCTGGATTACTTAAATCCCATAGCTCAATAATACTATTTTGGACATCTCCAGTTAACTTAAAGAATAATCCAGCATATGGGTCATTATTTTTAATGCCTTCTGCCAAGGATAAATCTTCAATAAGTACTTCTCCTGCTGTATCAGCTAGTAATAGGTATTCAAGTGCCACTGGTGCAACGCCACCTAAATCAGCTGAGAATGGTAATGAGATAACTGAATATGTTCCAGCTGGTACAGTTGTTTTCTCTACAACATTTAATTGAACAGAGCTACCTGCTGTCATGTTTAGAGAAGTTTGATCAACCGTTAATGATACTCCATCTGGGCCAATTGTAGTTGGCGTAATATGAATATAACCAAATAACTCATCACCGAACTTAGCAGCTACATTTTGAGAAGCAGTAAGTTTAACAGTTATGCGCTCTTCTCCATTTAAAGTAAATGATGTTTTATCAACAGTTACTTGAGCATCACCAAGACTTTTCAATGTATCAACAGTTACTAAGTAACTACCGCCTATACCGTTTATATCTTTCACAACAATTTCTTTTGTTACTTCAATATTTTGGTCTTTAATTGGCTGTGGACCGAATGTTACTGAGCCTTTTTCATGTGCTACGATTGCGCCACTAGCATCACGTTTCGCCGTATCTTGTACATACGCAAGTAAGCTTGGGAATGCTGCCTCATATGCATTAACACGTCCAGCACCTTGATCATATACATCATAGTTATCTGTATTTAAAACTGTTGCTGTATTAGCTAATGCAACTTTCACATCAAATGGCGTCCAATTTGGATTAGCTTGTTTAATTAATGCTGCAATTCCAGCAACATGAGGTGTCGCCATTGATGTTCCTGTTTTACGATCATATGCCTTGCTAGTTTCAACTGGTACTCTTTGTTCAACACTCGTTTTATATGTTGGAATTGTTGACATAATATTTGTACCAGGTGCTACTATATCAGGCTTAATATCATAGTTTGGTACAGACGGACCACGTGAGCTTGATTCGTTCATTTCGTCTCCAATAGATGTCATTGAACCATGAATATCAAAGCTTACTGTTCCATCAGTTGTAACTAATGCCTCACGAATAGCTAGTCCATCTGTAACAGACATATCGTATGTTGGAATAAAATCAAAAGAATCTCCTAAAAATGTTCCTGAAGGTCCTGGTGCATTTGTTCCTCCTACAAAATTGTGGATAATAGCACCGACTGCACCATTCTGTTTCGCATATGCCATCTTATCTACAAATGCAATATCCCCACGTGAGATAAGCGCAATTTTACCATCTACATCAACATCTGCTGTATAATCCTCTGCTTTCCCTAGCCCTGGTACTGCAACTAATTCAAATTCCCCTGCTAGTTGTGTTGATAAATTTTTACCAAATGTTGTTGCCATTAAATTTAATTGATCAGACCATTCAAAGTCACCTGCTTTTACAGACACTGTTGAATAATATGCTGCTTCTGGATTTGTTGAGTTACCTACAGCAATACCTAATGGCGCTGTTGAAGGTGTACCCATTGTTCCACGATTTGGACCCGAGTTCCCTGTTGCAACAACTGGGATAACACCGGCTAATGCTGCGTTATTAATTGCAAATGAGCTTGCATCATTTTCAGAGTTAGAGCCACCACCTAATGAAAGGTTAATAACATCCATCTGTTGCTCCACAGCATATTCAATTGCTTTAATAATATCAGTTGTTGAACCACTTCCATATGCTCCCAATACACGATAAGAGTATAAGTCCACTTTTGGCGCAATTCCTTTAATACCATATGGATTATTTCCAAGTGCTGCAATTGTCCCAGCGACATGGGTACCATGAGAAGTCGAGTATTCACTTCCCTTAGCATTTACAAGCGGTTGGTTCGCTGGCTTCTCTAAAGGCTTTGTTTCCGTTGCATCATTCTCAGCGCGTTGGAAATTATAAAGTTTTGGATCATGTGTAACAAAGTTTCTTTCACCTACAACATTTAAATCTGGGTGAGTTTTATCAATCCCTGTATCTAATACCGCAACTTTAATTCCTTGCCCTTCAAATCCTTTATTCCAAAGCTTTTCAATACCTAAAAATGAATTGCTTGTATTCATATATGCGTCAAACTGTTGCTCATCTGGTTGAAGTTTAGATGCTATCATATCTTCTTCGAACGCGTACATTTCAGCATCAGGTTCGATTAATGTAATGCCATCAATCTCTAGTAGCTTCTCTAAATCATCAGCCTTTACTTCTGCCGCAAAGCCATTTAATACAGTATTGTATGTATAGCCTTGCTCAAATGAAATATTTTCTTCAATCATTTCTTCAGCAACTTGCTCTTGCTGTGAAATAACACGTTGTTCTACTTTTTTCGCCTCATTAGCTGTAAAAGATTTCCCAGCTAATTCTTTAATTCCTTTTTCAAGTGCTACAGGTTTTTCTGATAAATGTACAATAACCTTTACACTTTGATTACCAGACACTCCTTGTAAGTCTGGATGTAGTCTAGCTGCACCATTTAATACTTCCAATTGCTCAGCAATCGCTGATTTCGCTTGTAGTGTAGCTGCATCAAATGGTGATTTTAGCTTGCTAAAATCACTGTTCGCCGATGCCTGCATTGGCGAAAGCATGCTGAGAATCATAATGAATGCTATAAAAATAGCAAAAAATCGATTACTCCCCTTGTTTCTCAAAACTATTCCTCCCCTTAATAAGTTACTATCATCCCCATATTGCAAACTACTAGGTTCCTCTTAGTAAAAAGGAACCTAGTAGTTTATATTTCGTCTTAAATTGACAAAATACTTTTACAATATATTCATAAAGATACAATTCTACGAAATAAACGTCAACTAGATTTCTGATAAAATAGATTTTTTAATTAATTCAAACTATTCTTATTTGTTATATGATAGTTCTAAAGGACTAAAATCACCTTTTGATTATCTAAAAAATAACAGCCTTTCTTTGCTATTATTCTCACAAAGAAAGGCTGTTTATTTATATGATTATGATGCTTTTGGTAATGCTTTTTCTGTTTGCCAAATCAATTGTACCCATTGTGGGTTGTCAATGAATGGGTTGCGGTTGCCTTGAATTTCATAGATTTTTTCGTTGCGTGCACGCTCGATTTCATCTACTGGATCTTGTAAATGCCATTGCAATAATACAGACAGCTTACCATGATATGGAGCTGTGCCATTGTTCAATTTTTCATTTAGCTCAAGGTCAACACGATCGCCTTGCTCATAGCGAGTTGCCATGTAAAATAGCATACGGGCTACGTCGCCTTTGACGCGATTTGGTGGCTCAAATGATGTGCTCGTTTTAAAACAGCCATCACAGCCTTTCACACCGCTTCCACCATTATCGAAATCTAAATTGCCACGCGAGCTGTTCACTTGCACATCCGTTGCACGTAAATGATGAATATCTGTTCCCGGCCCTACAGACGTGCCAAAATTACCATGTGATTTTGCCCACACATGCTCACGATTCCAGTTCCCAACATTTCCACCATTTAAGCTTTTAGCGCGCGATTCGCCTGAATATAACAAAATTACATTGTTTGGGTTGTTTGGATCTTCATCTGTTTGCTTTAATGCATCCCATACTTGGTCGTATGTTAGCTTTTTATGATCTGAAATAATTGTGTGTAGAGCTGCTTTTAAAGCAGCTCCCTCCTTGCCATAAGCAGCAGCATAATAGTCATTTTGCTCTGGCTTACTTTCAACAATAGCCGTAAAGCGTGCAGTTGTTGTCAGCTTGCCATCATTTGCTGTTACAGCTACAAGATGCGTACCTTCCGCTAATTGAAGCGTTAGTATGCCATTTTTGATTTCACCTAAAGTTGATGTAAATGTTAATGCATCATTTTCTGCATCTGTAAAATGCTTTGTTACATCAATTGTTACAGCTTCGCCAGCTGTCACTGTTACATTATCAAAAGGCTTTGCTACGATAGGTGCTGTATTTTTCTTGCCTACATAAGAAAACTTAATATTGCTTTCTTTTGCACCGTTTTTATAAACGATTTCTTGAATGTTATCAGCACCACGTACTTCAGATGCTTTCGTGCCCTCGATAATTAGTTGCTTCACTTCCGCACCTTCGAAGTCGATAACCGCATTTTTATGAACGGATGCAAAACGTACAACATTATTTTTTAACGCGTCACCTGTGAATTCACCGTAAGCACCTTTAAACTCGATACCCTCTTTAATAAATGTCGTACCAGTTACTTTCACTGCTACATTTGGACCATTAATTTTTAACTTTTTATCGTTCACATTATGATACGTAAAATGCTTAATTGGTGCATTTGGCTTCGTATCTTTATCTTTGCCTGGCTGCTCAGGCTCTACAGCTGTAGGCTTAATATCTACTTGCACTAAAACTGGGTCATGGTCACTTGCGCGTCCTGCCATATCTGTGAAGTCTGCATTAATATGAATTGCATCAACCTCTGTTTTTGCTGCTAAATTATTCGATACTAAAATATGATCAAGCACTTGAGAATTTCCTTGGAACACATATGTGTAACGGTCGTTCTCAGGTAGCTTATTGATCATATTTGTCATATGACGGCTTTCTAAAATACTCATCGCCTCTGAAAATTGGAAGTCATTAAAATCACCAACAGCTACAATATTAGCATCAGGATTTTTCGTTTTCACATCATGAATAAAGCCTTCTACAATTGTTGCGATTTTTTTGCGCTGTACTTCGCTACCATAATAAGGGGGCTGCTTAGAACCGAATACTGGTGTATCCCCATTTTTCGAATTCCAATGATTAACAACAACGATAACTTGCTCACCATTAAAATCAAATTGTGCCACTAATGGCTTACGACTGCTCTTAAATGCTTCATTTTGTGGGTCAATACGCCCTGGATTTAATGTTAAACTACCATTTTCATAGCCAACTGCTGTCGTTGCATCACCTGCTGGTAAATCAGCTAATGTTACGCGCGCTGGATTGTATAAGAAACCTACACGAATATTCGCATTTGGTGCGCCTCCATCTTCATTGTTGATAGGGTCAATATTGGCATATGCATACTTCACGCCACCAGCTTTAACAATTTCATTAATTAAACGCTCATAGCTTTCATTTGCTGCAGCATCTCCTGCGCTTGCACCATTATTATCTTGCACTTCCGTTACCCCAACGATATCAGGGCTTTGTAAATCTTTAACAAATGCGCGTGCTAGCTTTGCTGCCTTATCTGCAGACGTTTCCTTCGTATTATTAGAGAAGTTTTCTAAGTTATATGAACCAATTGTTAGCTTCTTGTCATCTTTTACAATATGCGTTTGCTCTGGTGTTACTGAACTCTTTACATGAGCATTTTGCATTGCTGCAAGATTCGCATAAATTTTATAGTTTTGATAAGAGTAGCCAACAACGCCAACGATATCGCCTACAAATTTATCACCTGTCGACACTTCAAATTCACGCGCTGCCCCATTTGGCTCTAAACGGAATTGGATGCGATCTGCATTTTGATTATCCTTCTCTAAAAGAATACCGCCATGCTTCGTGTTCGTCGCTTTCCCCTCTAACACTGTTACTAAATCACCATTTGCCTGTGGGCCAACTGCTTTGACATTCGATACTTGTACACGCATACCTTCTAGGCTTTCCCAGAAATCAATTGCATCTGTTTCTGGGTTAAATACTGTTAAATTATCACTATCAATCGCATTCGATGGCAAATTGCTTGCATCAATTACAACTGGTGTTGGTAGTTTAACATTTTTCTGCAATACCGTTACTTTGCCACCTTGGTCGTCCCGCACATTAATTTGTGTCGTTAATAAATCCGTCGTTTGGCGATCTGCATAGCCTTCGAT belongs to Lysinibacillus louembei and includes:
- a CDS encoding S-layer homology domain-containing protein yields the protein MKRGKLRKSFSMLAASALVISAVAPAMPVNVKADTQQALTVTEVLANYDSTKKISNTTVRGYIVGYVNSETDVITTGPNVKDTNVAIAADPNETDTQKMLYIQLATGDRPTFSILQNPSALGKEIVLTGSLEKYFGSHAGIKSLTAIAFTGATVTPPDTPTIVPINNALTSPDGATVTVQGRVTAKLKNTIVMQDVTAGISVRPTSLNVQEGELVTITGKLNTYLGLRQLDSASVVSKDTAQINLSPKVIAANEVGEDYESQLVEVQNIKLSGGANGNYTATDGSNTFIVRDENNSLSLLENVNYASIVGIVQQYNNDYQIIPRSVADVTVDPTVLLPPVATPAGGTFIGGTTVKLTATTANAEILYTLDDVDPKIGGATYASPINITEDTTLKAVVKRGDISSPEYSDVITIDYKIVEALRIHDIQGAAHTTKFNNQMVEGVKGIITSSYEVSGAKYYTIQTPDAEIDNNPYTSEGIVLYAGKTNWPIEVGDLVSVTGKVSEYAIEGYTERQTTDLLTTQISVRDDQGGKVTVVEKNVPLPTPIIIDENNLPTGAIDSDNLAVFNPETDAIDFWESLEGMRVQVSNVKAVGPQANGDLTTVFESKATNTKNGGVLLQKDNKNPDIIQFRLEPNGDARKFEVATGDKFVGDIVGVVGYSYQNYKIYAPLDDMKAAFMKGSVELEKTHIVKDPTKLTVGSYNLENFSNNKSKTSDDKAQKLARAFVKDLNSPDIVGVTEVQDNDGDTDKGNAAANESYERLINEIVKAGGVEYKYANIDPINNTDGGAPGANIRVGVLYNPERVQLSDIAAGDATTAVGYENGNLTVNPGRIDPQNDAFKSSRKPLAAQFNFNGEQVIIIVNHWNSKNGDDALYGSKQPVVNKSEVQRKNIATIVEGFINDVKTKNPKANIVAVGDFNDFQFADSVKILENRHMTNMINHLPEEDRYSYVFQGNSQVLDHILVSNNLAKATEIDAIHINADFTDMAGRASDHDPILAQIDVKAANTEPKPDGGNNPGNGGSNPGNGGGNNSGGGNAGGGTTAPETKPEEKPETEKPETPQPEEQEKPAPFTPTDVPANHWAAGYIEKMIEKGLLKGNEKGEVKPDANVTRAQLASILARALSLKADGQAPFSDVSKYAPATQAEIAAIFEAGIAKGVDGQFNPSGETTRAQFALMLYRAYEHVTGEKYTPKGDATFSDLGQYNEETRAAIAMIQELGIATGDNGKFKPTAPATRAHTAKMVINFLEVIESR
- a CDS encoding S8 family serine peptidase, whose translation is MRNKGSNRFFAIFIAFIMILSMLSPMQASANSDFSKLKSPFDAATLQAKSAIAEQLEVLNGAARLHPDLQGVSGNQSVKVIVHLSEKPVALEKGIKELAGKSFTANEAKKVEQRVISQQEQVAEEMIEENISFEQGYTYNTVLNGFAAEVKADDLEKLLEIDGITLIEPDAEMYAFEEDMIASKLQPDEQQFDAYMNTSNSFLGIEKLWNKGFEGQGIKVAVLDTGIDKTHPDLNVVGERNFVTHDPKLYNFQRAENDATETKPLEKPANQPLVNAKGSEYSTSHGTHVAGTIAALGNNPYGIKGIAPKVDLYSYRVLGAYGSGSTTDIIKAIEYAVEQQMDVINLSLGGGSNSENDASSFAINNAALAGVIPVVATGNSGPNRGTMGTPSTAPLGIAVGNSTNPEAAYYSTVSVKAGDFEWSDQLNLMATTFGKNLSTQLAGEFELVAVPGLGKAEDYTADVDVDGKIALISRGDIAFVDKMAYAKQNGAVGAIIHNFVGGTNAPGPSGTFLGDSFDFIPTYDMSVTDGLAIREALVTTDGTVSFDIHGSMTSIGDEMNESSSRGPSVPNYDIKPDIVAPGTNIMSTIPTYKTSVEQRVPVETSKAYDRKTGTSMATPHVAGIAALIKQANPNWTPFDVKVALANTATVLNTDNYDVYDQGAGRVNAYEAAFPSLLAYVQDTAKRDASGAIVAHEKGSVTFGPQPIKDQNIEVTKEIVVKDINGIGGSYLVTVDTLKSLGDAQVTVDKTSFTLNGEERITVKLTASQNVAAKFGDELFGYIHITPTTIGPDGVSLTVDQTSLNMTAGSSVQLNVVEKTTVPAGTYSVISLPFSADLGGVAPVALEYLLLADTAGEVLIEDLSLAEGIKNNDPYAGLFFKLTGDVQNSIIELWDLSNPDGGLYEDGYIGYLDGGAIPAGAWRLPITGGYYPHGATGEERIPDGVYTIDFTGLAETGEVFKDVGPIFIKSTPTEFDVNVTAHELNIGSVSSFVTSGDTGTIVTGDSASLTVEGTVVDDYIEQIATANSFGLDIKLEDKLIAFYAVLRNDDIVALDLIELNEDGTFNFDIAEFNPSTDVLVLGAEDAAGNYNEYDIDVEFNNVKNVRDLLQSSLRPNLTSIMKNNVVKTSIIEKASFDAPTNTNHSYVQYKSNNASSSDGPARPTTFVSDKVVDVTQKATYTVANNNVVEISKGLVKAKASGTTTITVKYGVNTVEIPVTVRANNSGGGSGGAGGGGGATAPEAQPAEKPEAEKPEEETTKPEEQEKPAPFVPTDLPANHWAASYIGKMIEKGLLKGNEKGEVKPNANVTRAQFASILARALGLTANSNAPFSDVSKYASETQAEIAAIFEAGIAKGTDGKYMPSNEISRAQLALMLYRAYEVATGEKYAPKGDATFKDLGNYNAETRAAIAMVQELGIAAGDNGKFNPTNPATRAHASKMVINFLEVIENR
- a CDS encoding endonuclease is translated as MKKGKWRTSFNVLAASALVVSAVAPAMPMAVHAETGQALSVGEAIANNSGIATVRGYIVGYVKSATSVVTTGVEDTNIAIADNPNETDVSKMLFVQLTSSYRSEFGLKSNPAALGKQIDVTGNLEAYFTKAGLKSPSAIQFTGDVTEPELPTEPEAMTMAEARAAAPGTEVTIKGTVTAKLKNTLAVQDATGGIAVRPTSLNVAEGDVVTLKGTLADYRGLLQLDKAAVVTKESGQAAQPKVIAGAEVDERNESQLVKIQNVILTKDSEGTGWANYKATDTEGNTFIVRDEKGDLGLTENPYASIAGIVQQFDNDYQIIPRSSADVVIDSSLVLPPVATPAGGTFIGGTTVTLTSTTANAEILYTLDGVDPKVGGATYAEPIQINQNTTLKAVVKTADQVYSDVITMDYTIVDALRIHDIQGASHTSTYNNKVVEGVEGIVTSSYEVTGSTYYTIQTPDELMDNDPHTSEGILLYSGRNKWPIEVGDLVSVTGKVSEYAIEGYADRQTTDLLTTQINVRDDQGGKVTVLQKNVKLPTPVVIDASNLPSNAIDSDNLTVFNPETDAIDFWESLEGMRVQVSNVKAVGPQANGDLVTVLEGKATNTKHGGILLEKDNQNADRIQFRLEPNGAAREFEVSTGDKFVGDIVGVVGYSYQNYKIYANLAAMQNAHVKSSVTPEQTHIVKDDKKLTIGSYNLENFSNNTKETSADKAAKLARAFVKDLQSPDIVGVTEVQDNNGASAGDAAANESYERLINEIVKAGGVKYAYANIDPINNEDGGAPNANIRVGFLYNPARVTLADLPAGDATTAVGYENGSLTLNPGRIDPQNEAFKSSRKPLVAQFDFNGEQVIVVVNHWNSKNGDTPVFGSKQPPYYGSEVQRKKIATIVEGFIHDVKTKNPDANIVAVGDFNDFQFSEAMSILESRHMTNMINKLPENDRYTYVFQGNSQVLDHILVSNNLAAKTEVDAIHINADFTDMAGRASDHDPVLVQVDIKPTAVEPEQPGKDKDTKPNAPIKHFTYHNVNDKKLKINGPNVAVKVTGTTFIKEGIEFKGAYGEFTGDALKNNVVRFASVHKNAVIDFEGAEVKQLIIEGTKASEVRGADNIQEIVYKNGAKESNIKFSYVGKKNTAPIVAKPFDNVTVTAGEAVTIDVTKHFTDAENDALTFTSTLGEIKNGILTLQLAEGTHLVAVTANDGKLTTTARFTAIVESKPEQNDYYAAAYGKEGAALKAALHTIISDHKKLTYDQVWDALKQTDEDPNNPNNVILLYSGESRAKSLNGGNVGNWNREHVWAKSHGNFGTSVGPGTDIHHLRATDVQVNSSRGNLDFDNGGSGVKGCDGCFKTSTSFEPPNRVKGDVARMLFYMATRYEQGDRVDLELNEKLNNGTAPYHGKLSVLLQWHLQDPVDEIERARNEKIYEIQGNRNPFIDNPQWVQLIWQTEKALPKAS